TCTCCTTAATTGATTTGTCTTTATCGTTTTGCAGCTCGATCATGCATGTCAAcacaaatcatatatatatatatatatatatagagagagagagagaggggtttgtggtgggccttttttgcGTCTTAAGCTGGATTGCTCCTGCTGTACTACGGCCCTATGATTTTGGGGTAGGAGAGTCAGAACTGGCCTAATTGAAACACATCTTAGGCCAACTTGTGTGCAAGTACAAACGaaagactgaaaaaaaaaactaaaaaaaaaaaaagacaaagtgcCTTACCAAAATGGCACTGTAGATGAACAGTGAAAAACGTTGTATAAACAGTGCAAAAACACTGTAGGGGCATTGGTGCTTTTAGatataagatttatatatatatatatatatatataaagttagaAAGTGGGTgggtgttttaattttttaatttttttgaaatcgGAGCAAACATTTAGTCCTGGTACAAAGTTTCCACAACTGGTGGGGGTTGAACCCTCCACCAAGTTGGTGgctgtttcaactttcaactttcaactagAGTTGTCCATAAGTCAGTTGGATTAGATTTGGGCTCAACCCACATCCAACCTAACCTAATCGGATGAGGCAACCCTCAATCCCCCATCGACCAAGAGGATGATCAGATTGGGCAGGTTGGAGCTTCAACGAATGGCGGGCAGATCGATTATGGTTAAAGATTTGGAAAACAATGAGAATTTGGcatgaaaaatgtgaaaaaggCCCGAAATCCGGCAAGATCTCAACTAGATCTAGCGAAATCGTTGGATCTAACTAAGATCTTCTTGAAAATATCCCAAATCTCATTGGAAAAAACCTATGTGGTCGGTCGGTTCGGGTTACTCGGATTTTAGAGGAGGAGAACTAACATCCAACCTACCAATCTCggtttttggagaaagaaaccCGTCATTGACCGCCGGATATATATTTTAGAGCATATTCCGGTATTCCCATtagcgcttttttttttttctttcttttctcctttttattaaatagtaaaaatggCATTTTATAAAAGTTAATCCATCgcatttatattatatatatatttctttttctactaatgtattttataaataaaacataatgtaatgttttttctttcagAAAAGTAAGAATATTATTGGTTCATGAATGAGATACATCATGATCCAATACATGAAAAACAAGGAGGTAAATTCTCCATCCATACAGTAGTAGCAACATTATCATGAGCAATTAAGGCTAATTAGTTtctagaaaaaacaaaatataaggCTAATTGTTGTGCTACCCTATCACAAGACTTTGACACCAATTGAAACTGATATGACTGGGTTGGAAACAAACAACAACTGAAACACATATTCAACCAGTTGAGCAACTCTTGAGTTAGTGCAAGTCCGTTGTTGAAAAATACTCACCGTAGTCCTATCCCCCTACTCAAGGAGGGTATCAAGGAGCCCAACTTCCAGAGAAAACTGTATTACATCCAAAGCAACAGAAATATAGGAAACTAAAATATCATTCAACATAGGTATTCTACAACTTTTTGCTGCAATCACTAGATTATTTTTACTTTGAGGTAGCATTCAagaacaatttatttagttttttactaaaaaaattttgttgaaaatgtaTTAAAGTATACTTcactgaattttaaaaaaactagacataaaagctaaaaactagccccaaacacaaaaaaaaaaaaaaaaaaaaaaaaaaaaaaaaaaaaaaactagacataaaagctaaaagctagcCCCAAACACAAGCTTATAGATTAACTTATAAAGGCGGCGTCAATATTGTTGTATCAATAGTTCAATACCCTTTTGCTCcatttatattatattctattttggaaagataagaaaagaatattaattctcaaaaaaagtagTGAGCATATAAGATGTTCACACGTACTGTACAAGATAAGGTTGaaaacttttaaatatatatatatatatatatatatatcttcagCTCTCACGTCCCCAAACCAGCCCAAACCATCAAGCTCTCAATCTCAATCCATCCACCACCGTCCACAATCAATGttctcaacaacaaaagaaataaaataaaaagggataTGCCCTTTAGCTTCTTGAAATCTTAGAAGAACTCAATGGCAAGAAAGTTACTGCCCACAGTACAGCTATGAGCTATCAAGAAATAATGTGACTGATCCTCTTCCAAAATGAAGTCTTTCATCTCATTAATTGATTTGTCTTTATCGTTTTGCAGCTTGATCGTGCATGTTAACACaaatcatatttatatatatatatatatatatatatagagagagagagagagagagagagagagagagagagagagagagagagagagagagagaggggtttgtggtgggccttttttgcGTCTTGAGCTGGATTGCTCCTGTTGTACTATGGCCCTATGATTCTGGGGTAGGAGAGTCAAAACTGGCCTAATTGAAACACATCTTAGGCCAGCTTGTGTGCAAGTTAGAGCCCTGGCAGGAATCTTGGGTACGTCATGTGCCCACGGTAGGAAATACTGTTACAAAGCGTTATAGCAGGAAAAACATAATACAACAAGATAACTAAAATgatttaactaaaatattttcttctgaCAACGATAATACTAGAACAATTCCACAAAGGAGAAGTACGATAACGTGATTACAGCAGGAATagattaataacaaaaaagttaCGTTAGTTCTCAATCAACCATggtgaaagaaaagaagactAGTCTACTAAAGGAACGGACTTAACTCTCTGGTAGATTCAAGTCCAAGAAGGGAACCAATCTCAATGTGGGTAACCTCATAAGGGAATCCTATTGTGGAAGTTACTCACTTTGGAAAATGGACCTAAGTGGCTTGATCTCAAATTCTTGACTTGTTAAAGAGTGGgctattgagagggagagaaatggGTAGCCTATTGGTGCATTTCTTTACTCCTATCTCTCATATTTTTCTTCCTCACTCTTGGTTTCTTTGTTTTCCGTTGTTGTTCCCtttccttctttgtttttcgtttttcccccctttttacTGTGCACGTCAATGGCCTTTTATACTGCCTTTCGCGACaagatttaccatttttacCCCTTAACTACTTTTGGTCTATTGTGGGTGTCCTTCTAGGACTGCCCACTGCTCTGCCGATTGCCTAGCCACCACCACTAGATTGTGTTGACTGTGTTGTGCCTCATTCCAAACAaaagtggttttgttttgtttttttacttcCCTTAGCACTTCCATCCGGATAAAGGCTGGGCTTCTCTCTTACCAAGCTCTATAGCATGCACCTAATGATTCCAGCTCAtatttgcctcttttgggtgggaTGTCATCCTAGTAGGATATTTCCCCCACATCCCACCCAAAAGAGCTTGagcaaaaaccctaaaataggCTCCCCCtttctccccaccaccaaactaCACCCTTTCTTACCTCTAACCCGTGGCCCACCTCCCTTGTATTAGTTGGGTACAAGTAGGTTGTGCCTAAGCCTTGTGTGCGTGCTCCACTTCCATATAAGTCCATTGTTTTTCTGGCGTTCATGCGTTTGCCATTGCCTACAGGTTTGTCTGACTCTGCTGCACACTCTGGTGCTTGTTTAACTCTTATGGTGTGGATGAGTTCTTGGGTCTTCATTCTTTGCATCTCATTTCTTCTTTGGGTAGAGCATTGCTTGGGTGTGGGCTTTCTCTTCTTCAATTTGGCCCCTGTCTCCTTTCATCCCTTGTCCGTGGGCTTGCTGTTGCTCCTACCACGCCACTGCATTGTTCCTGCCTTAATATCTTTATCCTTGTTTACTTTACTACTTCTGGGCTTGTGGGCTGAAGTGTTTGTCATGCCAGTTTCATATGTTATTCATTCCTTTAGTTTCTACTACCCAGCATTCCTGCTGGACCAGTTCATGTAATatcttgggcttccttggcccatttcattttttgggcatccttggcccatttcacTCTTTCCTACTTCTTACATTCCCATGGGTTATTGCTAAATCTTTTGAGCTTCCTTGACCCAATTACCACATCCTTTACCTTTGGATTTATTGGCCTTCGAACCAATCCCATTTACTAATTTCTTTCTTCacctttttcattttgttggGTTTATTCTGCCATTAGGCCCTTTTGCCAAAAATGGGCATCAGCAGGGTCCAAGTTACATATGCTGTAACTTTAAGCAATTTTataccactcaatattttttaattagatgtgaattttgacaaatccaccgttaAATTAGATTATCTTAGTATActtttcatgcttgcaaaattttaaggtgattaaagattaataattatatcatcaattaattgtttaaattcaagtttttgtagtttaaaataatgcataaaaaatgagtttatagaccgaatggtaaataacatccaattaacatgaaaattggcatgagtattaaaaacatatagaacatgtaattcaaatgtgagattttaaaatatgaattctattacaagttattgggtggtacACCATTGCTTAGAGTTATACTAGGTGTAATTTGACAAGAGTTACACTATTTTTAGACTATAGCTTTCTAATTgatctaatggttaaaaaattAGCATTAAATGCTAATTGATTTACACCttattcacttaattaatagCAGTTTTGTTTCTCTCcccttatttattatttaaaacattttacatatattccttttttttggccaaatgattttacaaatatatttgcaatactcttttctttttttctttttcttttttttagtccataatactcttttatttttcttcttcttttaagcCAGTAATActccacaattttttattttttatgttttttaaagttctcggtagggttagggttagggtttgcctCTCTGCCGTACTGTAGCAAATTGTTTCCCTCCATAGGGAGGAAGCTGAGTCCCTATAGTAACTGGGTTACTAGTAGGGTTAGGGAGTGGTCTCTAAACGTTGGTGTGGGTTGTTTTAAGGATGGAGGACCTTGCtaataattggaaaaaattGTCACTATCGGAGAAGGAGGGCGATGAGATTGATTTATCGGGAAACaggaaaactacaagttttgttTTAGCAGTGATGTTCTTTACTCGTCGCTCCTTGAACCTTGAAGCGAGGGCCAAGACGTTCATACCGTTGTGGCGTACAAGGGATAATTTTGAAGTCAGTGATGCAGGGAATAATAAGCTTCACACCTTTCAGTCTGAGGAAGATGTGGAGAAGGTGTTGATGGGGGAACCGTGGTCTTTTGATAGACAGTGGTTTTTCAAAGATACACAACCTCTACACCCATTGAGGAACTCAATTTCGACAAAGTTTCTTTTTGGATCTAGATACACAATCTGCCTTACCCTTTATTATCTGCTAAGGTTGCTCGTAGTATTAGAGAGATGTTAGGAAAGGTTTCTATGCCAAAGGATATCTCGGAATTAAGGGGAGGTAATTCTCTGCGTATAAAGGTAGCCATTGATGTTAACGAACCGCTTTGTCGAGGTAGGCATGTCAGATTTGACAAGGATAATGAAGGTTGGGTGTCTTTTGCTTATGAGCGTCTGCCCAATCGTTGTTATTGGTGTGGCCAATTGACTCATGATGATAAGGATTGTGCGATATGGCTTCGGAGCAGAGGTTCACTATCAAGTCGAGATCAACAGTATGGGGCTTGGATGAGACCAAGACAGTTTAATCCGTCAAAGAAAATGGTTGTTGCAGTGCAAGGTTATAGTCAGTCCAAGTCACAGTCAAAGCAAAGGCAGTTGGTACCGGTGGTGGAGGACAGTGTGAAACCGGCGAAAGTGGTGGAAGCCGAGATTTCTGCACATGCTGATTTTGAGGCGGTTATTCAGGGGCTGGATGAGGAGATCTGTGGGGTTAAGGGTAATCAAAATCTGAGCGAAACGGTTTTGAGGAATGATATCGCTACGGATGGTGGTGAACAACTGGTGAAAGTTGCGAAAAATGTGGCTATTACAAAGGTGGTGCATGGAGTGGATAGAGATGAACCTATGGAGAGTCAACAGTACCATGCAATGGTGGGTCCAGCGGATGTAATATTCAATCCGAGTTGGGCAGATAAAACTGCGGATAAAAAGTCCATTAAGGGAGATGTGAAAGGAGTAAAAAGTGGAGCACAGTGTGCTAAGTCCAAGACAGCCAACAACTTAGATGTAGCTGGGTCTTAGAGACAGGGATCTTGGGTCAGAATGAATAGGCCCAATATTGTTTCAAACAATGGAGATGCTATAGTAAAAGAAAGGCCTAAAAGGAAAGCTCGGGTGGTAGCACAGTGTGGTAGTGAGGGGGAATTTGAGAAGAAGGTTAAAATTGATGAGGAAGCTAGAAAATTGAGCTCGTTGATGGCTTCAGAATTTAGAGCGACGGAGGTTGCTAAGCAGCCCCGCCGGATCCAATGAGTCTTTTAAGTTGGAACTGCCGGGGGTTGGGAACCGCCGGACAGTTAACGCCTTAAAAGAGGTGGTTAAAAGAGAAGTTCCCAAAATTGTTTTCCTTATGGAGACAAAGTCTAATGAAGATTGGATGGTTACGGTTAGAGATAAATGTGGATTTAAACATGGAATTTTTGTTTCTAGTAATGGTTCTAGTGGTGGTTTGGCTATGTTGTGGAAAGAAGAGGTGCAGTTGCATGTTCAATCTTTTTCATTATCACATATTGATGCTTTGGTGGATGATGGGAATGAGGTTAGGTAGTGGCACTTAACGAGTTTTTATGGGAATCCTGAGACTTCTAGGAGGCCAAAATCATGGGCTAAATTGAGGCAGTTGAGGCACACTTCAACTTTGTCGTGGTTGGTAATaggtgattttaatgagattatgGGGATGTCAGAGAAGGAAGGAGAGAGTACAAGACCAAGGCAGCAAATGGAAAGCTTTGTTGACACTATAAATTGGTGTGGTTTAAGGGATATTGGTTTTATTGGACCTAAGTTTACTTGGTTGTATGAGAGTAGGGATGGCCTTCAAATCCGGGAAAGGTTAGATAGAGCTCTAGCTACTGTTGAGTGGGTTAATTTGTTCCCCATGGCTCGTCTTTATCATCTTACATCAGCAGCTTCAGATCATTCACCCTTGGCTTTACATTTTGTTCAGAGAATtagggaaagaagaagaaagcgtTTGTTTAGATTTAAGTCGATGTGGTTGAAGGATCCAAAGTGTGAAGAGGTGGTTCTTGAAGCTTAGGAGGAAGGGCTGGCGGTGTCATATGGTTTTCCTTTGACTTCGTGCTTAGAAAGGTGCAAATTGCGCCTAGAAGCATGGAATAAAGGTGAGTTTGGCCATGTTGGGAGGAAGATAGCAGAGTTACAGAAGCACTTAGAATGGTTGGAGTTACAGCCGGTTTCTCCAAGCATTATAGGGGAGATGAGGAAGACAAGGATTGAATTAAATTGTTGGCATGAAAAAGAAGATGCTATGTGGTACCAACGGTCCAGAATTAATTGGTATCAATTTGGTGATAGGAATACTAGCTATTTTCATGCCAAAGCATCTACAAGGCAAAAGAAGAATTATATGGAGGGCTTAATGGATGATAATGGGCAGTGGCATACTGAGGAAGATAAGATGGGAGAgttagttattaattattatacaGATTTGTTTTCATCTAGTAACCCATTGGAATTTGTTGAATTATTACAGGCTGTGCAGCCAAAGGTAACCACAGAGATGAATCACAGGTTAACAATGGATTTTTCTGGTGAGGAAGTTTGGATGGCGTTGAAACAGATGTATCCTCTCAAGGCTCCAAGTCCTGATGGGATGCCTCCTTATTCTATCAGCATTTCTAGCAGAACATAGGTATTGTTGTTACTCACAAtattcttgattttcttaataatGGTGTATCTCCCCCTAATTTTAATGATACACACATTATTCTTATTCCTAAGGTAAAAGAGCCTAAGAGGGTGACAGATTTTAGACCTATTAGTTTATGTAATGTGGTATACAAAATTGCTTCAAAAGCTATAGCAAATAGGCTTAAAAGATTTTTACCTTCAATTATTAGTGACACTCAAAGTGCTTTTGTGCATGGAAGATTGATCACCGATAATATTTTGTTAGCTTTTGAGGTGATGCACCATATTAAACAGAAAAAAGGGGGTAAATTGGGAGATATGGCTCTCAAATTGGATATGAGCAAGGCCAATAATAGGGTGGAGTGGGCATGTTTGGAGAAAATCATGGAGAAAATGGGTTTTGCAGAAAAGTGGAGGAACCTGGTTATGAGGTGTGTTTTTTCGGTGACATATTCCATAAGGATAAATGGGAAACCGAGAGGACATATTGTTCCTACTAGAGGAATTAGACAGGGGGATCCTTTATCaccatatttatttatgttatgtacTGAAGGTCTTTCTTCTTTGATTAGGAGGGCAGTGGAGAATGGTGACATGGAGGGTTTGGCTGTTTCTCGTGGTGGCCCTAGGCTCTCACATTTATTCTTTGCCGATGATAGTCTTATTTTCTGCAAAGCTTCCATGGATGAGTGCAATTGCTTACAAAGAATTCTTCAAGTTTATGAACAAGCTTTTGGACAACAGTTGAATCATGCCAaaacctctctctttttcagcaGCAACACACCAAGTGATGTTTAACAAgagattaaaaatatttttggggcACAGGTGATACAGCAACACGAAAAGTATCTGGGGTTACCTTCGTTGGTGGGGAGGAGTAAAAGGAATTCCTTTAATGATATAAAGGAGAAGTTGAGGAAAAAGTTAGCCAGGTGGAAAGAAAAGCTACTTTCAAAGGCAGGCAAAGAAGTGGTCATTAAGGTTGTTGCTTAGGCTATCCCTACTTACACTATGAGTTGCTTTAAAATCCTTAACTCTCTATGTGATGAGATGACTAGTATGATCCAaaatttttggtggggtcaaaagCGAGATAAGAGGAAAATGGCTTGGCTTAGTTGGGAAAAACTTTGTGAGCCTAAAGAAGAGGGTGGTATGGGTTTTCGAGAGTTGAAATAATTCAATCTTGCTTTGCTTGCTAAACAAGGCTGGTTGTTGCAAACAAAGAAGGATTCCCTAATGTACCGAGTTTACAAAGCTAGATACTTTCCCTAAACTGATTTTATTCATGCCTCTGTTGGTCATAATCCTTCGTATGCTTGGAGGAGTATTATGGCGGCTCAGTCCATTGTGCAGCAAGGTCTTAGTTGGTCTGTGGGGAATGGTGAATCTATACGGGTTTGGGGGGATAGGTGGCTTCCGTCCACGTCAACACACAAAGTGGTCTCACTAAAGCTTTTCCTACATGAAGATACAAGGGTCAGTGAGTTTATTGATCCAGATGTGGCTGGTTGGAAGGGTGGAGCTTTGGATGCAGTGTTTCTACCTCATGAAGCGGAGTTGATTAAAAGCATTCCTATAAGCTTACAGCTACCGGAGGACAAGCTGATTTGGGCTCTAACTTCTAATGGTGTGTTTAGTGTGCGCAGTGCTTATAGGTTAGTGATGGATCAAGCAAGGGCTGAACGGAGTGGATCAAGTTCAAAAAATGGCAAAATCCGTAAGTTTTGGAGGCAATTGTGGCGCTTGGAAATCCCTCATAAAGTCCGTCATTTTGCATGGAGAGCAATCAAAGGAATTTTGCCAACAAAAGTGAACCTGGTGAAGTGTGGAGTGATACACGATGATCGGTGTGATGAGTGCAATGTAGAAGCTGAATCAGAGGGACACATGTTATGGTCGTGTCATCGAGCTCAGGAAGTGTGGCAGAATTCGAAGCTCCATTTTAGCTTTGAGCAGCACAGGATTCGGTCTTTTCAGGATATGATGTGGCTGTTACTGATATCTGAGAACCCAAATGTGGATTCGGTCAAAGCGGTGGTGATGATTGCTTGGGCGATTTGGCACAACTGGAATGAAGTTAGACACGAAGGTAGGAAGAAAAATGGGAAGGAGTTAGTCCACTCGGTGATGCAGTATCTTCAGGAATTTAATGAAGCTAACGTGGGTTTTCCAAGCCTTGATCATAACCATGTGGTGGCCTGGGTTCCTCCGTTTGCTACACAGTATAAGGTCAATGTGGATGGAGCGGTTTTTGCGGCACAGAAATCAGTTGGAGTTAGGGTTTTAATCTGTGACTCGCATGGTCAG
This DNA window, taken from Quercus robur chromosome 2, dhQueRobu3.1, whole genome shotgun sequence, encodes the following:
- the LOC126701086 gene encoding uncharacterized protein LOC126701086; its protein translation is METKSNEDWMVTVRDKCGFKHGIFVSSNGSSGGLAMLWKEEVQLHVQSFSLSHIDALVDDGNEVRRPKSWAKLRQLRHTSTLSWLVIGDFNEIMGMSEKEGESTRPRQQMESFVDTINWCGLRDIGFIGPKFTWLYESRDGLQIRERCKLRLEAWNKGEFGHVGRKIAELQKHLEWLELQPVSPSIIGEMRKTRIELNCWHEKEDAMWYQRSRINWYQFGDRNTSYFHAKASTRQKKNYMEGLMDDNGQWHTEEDKMGELVINYYTDLFSSSNPLEFVELLQAVQPKVTTEMNHRLTMDFSGEEVWMALKQMYPLKAPSPDGMPPYSISISSRT